A segment of the Thermodesulfatator atlanticus DSM 21156 genome:
ATGCTACTTTCGCAGCTAGAAGACGAAGAATCCCAAAATGGCCTAAAGCAAAGAGTCCTCAAACGTATAGAAGAACTAAAAACATTAAAAGAACAAAAACAAATAGAAGAAGACCTGGGCCTTGAATTAGAAACCTCAGATGAAGAAGCCATCCAGGAAGCTCAAGTATTAAAAGAAGGTGGTTTTTACGAGGCTGCCTTGGAAATATTTGAAAATCTCCTAGAAAGCGGTAACAACAGCCCTGAAGTTTACCGTGGTATAGCGGAATGCATGCTTGCCTTGGGGCGCACGAAAGAAGCCATTACCACCATAAAAATGGCCCTAGAGATCCCTGATCTTACCCTTGATGAACGGGCAGCATTTAATTATCTCCTGGGCCAGGCCTATGAAAAACAGCAAAAAATAAAAGAAGCCTTAGACGCTTACAGCAAAACTTATCACTACAACTCATATTATCTAGACGTTGCCGAAAAAATCAAAAAATTAAAAGAGCTGCAGGAAAAATACGGAAGGCTCCAGTTACTTTTCGCTGAAGGCATACTTAAAGAAGAAGTCTTCGAAGAAGCTAAAAAAATAAGCAAAGAAACAGGGCAAAGCATAGAGTATGTTCTCTCTGAGCAGTTCGGTATCTCCAAAACAGACATAGGAAGGGCCTTAAGTGAATATTACGGTTATCCTTTTACAGAGTTTAATGAACTTGAACTTGGCCCCAAACCCTCTTGCCTAGCAGGGATTAAAGAAATCTTTTTCAGACAAAATGTTTGTATCCCCATTGCAGAAGAAGGAGACCGCATAATCCTTCTTATTGATGATCCCTCAGATAGCATGCGCCTTGATATGATCCGCCAGGTATTAAAGGCGGAAAAATTCGAGATACGTATCGCTATAAAAGAAGATATCTTCAAATTTATCGACTATTTTTACGGCAAAAGTGATTTCGATCTCCCTGAAGATTTTTCAGAACTCGAAGTAGTAGCGGAAGAAGAAGACCAAGATGTCTCAGAAGAAGAACTTGCAGATAGCGTAGTAGTACAACTTGCCAACCACATCCTAGAAGAAGCTTATCGCAAAGGGGCCTCTGACATTCACATAGAAGCACTTCCTGGAAAACGTGGTGCCCAGGTACGCCTGCGTATAGATGGCGAGTGCCATATTTTCAAAAAGATTCCCTTTGCCTACAAACGGGCCTTGATTTCACGCATCAAAATCATGGCCAACCTTGATATTG
Coding sequences within it:
- a CDS encoding ATPase, T2SS/T4P/T4SS family; this encodes MSGENFEQIFREAEVYAEQGLYDEAILAFEMLLSQLEDEESQNGLKQRVLKRIEELKTLKEQKQIEEDLGLELETSDEEAIQEAQVLKEGGFYEAALEIFENLLESGNNSPEVYRGIAECMLALGRTKEAITTIKMALEIPDLTLDERAAFNYLLGQAYEKQQKIKEALDAYSKTYHYNSYYLDVAEKIKKLKELQEKYGRLQLLFAEGILKEEVFEEAKKISKETGQSIEYVLSEQFGISKTDIGRALSEYYGYPFTEFNELELGPKPSCLAGIKEIFFRQNVCIPIAEEGDRIILLIDDPSDSMRLDMIRQVLKAEKFEIRIAIKEDIFKFIDYFYGKSDFDLPEDFSELEVVAEEEDQDVSEEELADSVVVQLANHILEEAYRKGASDIHIEALPGKRGAQVRLRIDGECHIFKKIPFAYKRALISRIKIMANLDIAEKRLPQDGKIKFRLKNGRSFEVRVATIPTIENNEDVVMRILASVEALPLDKLGLREEYLETFKKLIQMPYGLILVVGPTGSGKTTTLHAALGYINKPNKKIWTAEDPVEIVQDGLRQVQVKPKIGLDFARVLRAFLRADPDVIMIGETRDEETARTVIEASLTGHLVFTTLHTNSAPETVTRLLGMGMDPYNFADALLGIIAQRLAKRLCPRCKEPYHPSHEEIEMLIQEYGEHPTTPLTKEAFKDATMFRPKGCSHCNNTGYKGRMAIHELLVANDEIRELIVKNAPVHEIREAAMRAGMLTLKQDGIWKVLAGETDLKQIRAVSIR